The Pelosinus sp. IPA-1 genome contains a region encoding:
- a CDS encoding alpha-glucosidase/alpha-galactosidase, which yields MQYCGDRVNDITIAYIGGGSRGWAWRLMSDLAVEECMSGTVKLYDIDFEAAQDNEILGNTLFDREDVKGKWQYKAVKTLEAALSGADFIVISILPGTFADMASDVHLPEQYGIYQSVGDSVGPGGLLRALRTIPMYVEIAKKIKKYSPKAWVINYTNPMALCTKTLYEVFPEIKAFGCCHEVFATQKLLASVLRELKGLDGIERSDIKINVLGINHFTWISEANYKNIDVFALYKEFVNAFYQEGYEDGTQKGHWINDSFSSANRVKFDLFKRFGIIAAAGDRHLAEFFPSNWYLKDLDTIKKWKFNLTPVKWRIQDLNNRCEKSKNLVNGRNKFELKESGEEGVKQIKALLGLADLVTNVNILNRGQVTGVPIGAVVETNAVFTRDSLKPVMAGRLPIAIESLVVRHVYNQDTILKASFNKDKELALSAFLNDPLVTIPVDDATQLFNKMIDNSREYLSEWKL from the coding sequence ATGCAGTACTGTGGAGATCGGGTGAATGATATTACAATTGCTTATATAGGTGGCGGATCAAGGGGCTGGGCATGGAGACTGATGAGTGATTTAGCTGTAGAAGAATGTATGTCAGGTACAGTTAAGCTCTACGACATTGATTTTGAAGCGGCTCAGGACAATGAAATTTTAGGAAATACACTTTTTGATCGTGAGGACGTAAAAGGGAAGTGGCAGTATAAAGCAGTAAAAACATTGGAAGCAGCACTATCTGGTGCTGATTTTATAGTAATATCTATTCTGCCTGGAACTTTTGCAGATATGGCATCAGATGTTCATTTACCTGAACAATATGGGATTTATCAATCTGTGGGGGATTCGGTAGGCCCTGGGGGATTACTGAGAGCTTTACGAACAATACCTATGTATGTGGAGATCGCTAAGAAAATAAAAAAATATTCACCCAAGGCTTGGGTTATTAATTATACAAATCCTATGGCTTTATGCACCAAGACCTTATATGAAGTATTTCCCGAAATAAAAGCATTTGGCTGTTGTCATGAAGTCTTTGCGACACAAAAACTTCTCGCTTCAGTTTTAAGAGAATTAAAGGGTCTTGATGGAATTGAAAGGTCGGATATTAAGATTAACGTGCTTGGCATTAATCATTTTACATGGATTAGTGAAGCCAATTATAAGAATATAGATGTGTTTGCATTGTATAAAGAGTTTGTGAATGCTTTTTACCAAGAAGGATATGAAGATGGTACTCAAAAAGGGCACTGGATTAATGATTCTTTTTCTTCGGCAAACAGGGTTAAATTTGATTTGTTCAAGCGTTTTGGGATTATAGCGGCGGCGGGGGATCGCCATTTGGCGGAATTTTTTCCAAGTAATTGGTATCTAAAAGATCTTGATACTATTAAAAAGTGGAAGTTTAATCTAACTCCAGTAAAATGGAGGATACAGGATTTAAATAACCGCTGTGAAAAAAGTAAAAACCTAGTCAATGGTAGAAACAAATTTGAATTGAAGGAATCTGGTGAGGAAGGTGTCAAACAAATAAAAGCACTTCTTGGCCTCGCAGATTTAGTTACTAATGTTAATATACTTAATAGGGGGCAAGTAACGGGGGTGCCAATAGGCGCAGTGGTCGAAACCAATGCTGTCTTTACGCGAGATAGTCTTAAACCAGTAATGGCTGGCCGATTACCTATTGCTATTGAAAGTTTGGTAGTGAGGCATGTTTATAACCAAGATACTATTTTGAAAGCTTCCTTTAACAAAGATAAAGAATTGGCTTTAAGTGCATTCTTAAATGATCCGTTGGTAACTATACCAGTTGATGATGCAACTCAATTATTTAATAAAATGATTGATAATTCACGAGAATATTTATCGGAATGGAAGTTATAA
- the rhaM gene encoding L-rhamnose mutarotase: MIRKAFIMKLFNNCYEEYKTRHDEIWPEMVQMLKEHGASNYSIYFEPNTNSLFAYLEIQDENQWNKSAETQVCQKWWEHMKGLMETNDDNSPVITNLQEVFFLK, encoded by the coding sequence ATGATTCGTAAAGCATTTATTATGAAATTATTTAATAACTGTTATGAAGAGTACAAAACACGTCACGATGAAATTTGGCCAGAAATGGTACAAATGCTTAAGGAACATGGCGCATCTAACTACTCAATCTATTTTGAGCCCAACACAAATTCCTTATTTGCATATCTTGAAATTCAAGATGAAAATCAATGGAATAAAAGCGCCGAAACGCAAGTCTGTCAAAAATGGTGGGAGCATATGAAAGGTCTGATGGAGACGAATGATGATAATTCTCCAGTGATAACCAACCTGCAAGAAGTGTTCTTTTTAAAATGA
- the rhaD gene encoding rhamnulose-1-phosphate aldolase, with amino-acid sequence MGITTMQHRIPFVNEMMEVTRNMWELGWDERNGGNISYLLKKNEVKEYIDIKDVKRTIPLEFPVRELVDKYFIVTGTGKYFKNVVVNPEKNLGVIRITEDGNAIEVLWGYEDGSRPTSELAAHFMSHIERLKKDPEHRVIMHAHATNVLAMTFVHDLDEKNFTKTLWQMCTECLVVFPDGIGIIPWIVPGTNEIGQRTANKMKDCRLVIWPQHGIFGAGSTIDETFGLIETVEKAAQIYMLINSHQGGIKQIITEQQLLDLAKVFGVNPVDGILNAK; translated from the coding sequence ATGGGAATAACTACGATGCAACATAGAATTCCGTTTGTGAATGAGATGATGGAAGTTACTCGCAATATGTGGGAGCTAGGGTGGGATGAACGTAATGGGGGAAATATCAGTTACCTTTTAAAAAAGAATGAAGTAAAAGAATATATAGATATAAAAGACGTTAAACGCACTATTCCCCTTGAATTTCCGGTTAGAGAGTTGGTAGATAAATATTTCATTGTAACTGGAACGGGAAAATACTTTAAAAATGTGGTGGTGAATCCAGAAAAAAATCTTGGTGTTATTCGTATAACAGAGGATGGAAATGCTATAGAAGTTTTGTGGGGATATGAAGATGGCAGCCGTCCAACAAGTGAGTTAGCAGCTCACTTTATGAGCCACATTGAACGGCTAAAAAAAGATCCAGAACATCGTGTTATCATGCATGCTCATGCCACAAATGTTCTGGCGATGACTTTCGTACATGATCTTGATGAAAAGAATTTCACTAAGACCTTGTGGCAGATGTGTACAGAGTGTTTAGTTGTTTTTCCAGATGGCATTGGTATCATTCCTTGGATAGTCCCGGGAACGAATGAAATAGGTCAAAGAACAGCAAATAAAATGAAAGATTGTCGCTTAGTTATTTGGCCACAACACGGAATCTTTGGTGCAGGTAGTACTATAGATGAAACATTTGGATTGATTGAGACAGTTGAAAAAGCAGCGCAAATTTATATGCTGATCAATTCACATCAAGGTGGAATTAAGCAAATCATTACAGAACAGCAACTGTTAGATTTGGCCAAGGTTTTTGGAGTAAATCCGGTAGACGGGATACTCAATGCAAAGTGA
- a CDS encoding MFS transporter codes for MSVKERKLEFINYFSYGITDFIGAGAFALTSAWLLYFYTTFCGLTLVEASSIFALARIVDAVASPTMGFITDNFHKTRLGRRFGRRKFFLLISIPLVICYSFIWMTGFSYLYYLMTYILFEIVYTMILIPYDTLAAEMTSNYKVRAKLTSARMYCAQFSAFVAAFLPGRLINALGKESSGSFLYAGAIFTGIFIVVLILVYNFTWERSLEEIKSTECKEPKVRLSIGQNIQKIYIDLITTLRIQTFRAHLGMYIGGYLAQDTFNAVFTYFIVFALFKDAVLVSNLLATMYIFQIAGVGIATYVTLKVSPGSAFRIVSSLFMLSIFGYLAIYGIGGGNSVIALYVVSAVAGLGRGGINFIPWNNYTFVPDVDEIVSGDRREGVFAGFMSFLRKASQALAIFVVGIILQEFHFVSGVKEQSHEALVAMVVILVVVPLAFLILGIIGSYKFKITDASHSILKKEIERIKNGGLKSDVDDVTRATVEALTGWKYENLWGNNPIGYANWKKYNKLEKNQSTYDAANREV; via the coding sequence ATGAGTGTAAAAGAGCGAAAATTAGAATTTATCAATTATTTTTCTTATGGTATAACCGATTTCATAGGCGCGGGAGCATTTGCATTAACGAGTGCGTGGTTATTATATTTCTATACTACATTTTGCGGCCTAACATTAGTGGAAGCGAGCTCTATATTTGCATTGGCACGTATCGTTGATGCAGTGGCTAGTCCTACTATGGGTTTTATAACCGATAATTTTCATAAAACCCGCCTAGGCAGAAGATTTGGCAGAAGAAAATTCTTTTTATTGATTAGCATTCCTCTGGTAATTTGTTATTCATTCATATGGATGACTGGTTTTTCCTACTTATATTATCTTATGACATATATATTGTTTGAAATTGTATATACCATGATATTAATCCCTTACGACACATTGGCAGCGGAAATGACGTCAAATTATAAAGTGCGTGCCAAGCTTACCAGCGCCAGAATGTATTGTGCTCAGTTTTCGGCATTTGTTGCGGCCTTCTTACCAGGAAGATTAATCAATGCTTTAGGAAAAGAATCTTCTGGATCCTTTCTATATGCTGGAGCCATTTTTACCGGTATTTTCATAGTTGTATTGATACTCGTATATAACTTTACTTGGGAACGATCTTTGGAAGAAATAAAATCTACAGAGTGTAAAGAACCTAAAGTAAGATTGAGCATTGGGCAAAACATACAAAAAATTTATATCGATTTAATCACAACACTCAGAATTCAAACATTCAGAGCTCACCTAGGAATGTACATAGGCGGATATCTGGCACAAGACACTTTCAATGCCGTATTCACTTACTTTATCGTGTTTGCTCTGTTTAAAGATGCTGTATTAGTATCCAATTTGCTGGCTACTATGTATATCTTTCAAATTGCTGGCGTAGGAATAGCCACTTATGTGACATTAAAAGTGAGTCCGGGTTCAGCATTTAGAATAGTATCGTCTCTGTTTATGCTAAGTATTTTTGGCTATTTGGCTATCTATGGGATTGGTGGTGGCAATAGTGTAATTGCCTTGTACGTGGTATCAGCTGTTGCCGGCCTTGGAAGAGGCGGAATTAACTTCATCCCTTGGAACAATTATACTTTTGTTCCTGACGTTGATGAAATTGTATCTGGAGATAGAAGAGAGGGCGTTTTTGCTGGATTTATGTCTTTTTTAAGAAAGGCATCGCAAGCTCTTGCAATCTTCGTGGTTGGAATCATACTGCAAGAATTCCATTTTGTTTCTGGCGTAAAAGAGCAGTCGCATGAAGCCTTGGTAGCTATGGTGGTTATATTGGTAGTAGTACCGTTAGCATTTCTCATATTAGGTATTATCGGATCTTATAAGTTTAAAATCACAGATGCATCCCATTCTATACTCAAAAAAGAAATTGAACGGATAAAAAATGGCGGTCTTAAAAGTGACGTAGATGATGTGACTCGCGCTACTGTTGAGGCTTTAACTGGATGGAAGTATGAAAATCTATGGGGCAATAATCCAATTGGATATGCAAATTGGAAAAAATACAATAAATTAGAGAAAAATCAATCAACCTATGATGCCGCTAACAGGGAAGTCTGA
- a CDS encoding glycoside hydrolase family 88 protein produces MASSVNKVGRRDIVHKINLLMDNLINIKDETGEFLLRLDDGRVIDTKGWAGWEWTHGIGLYGMYKYYELTQDEKALRIINDWFTDRFAEESTTKNVNTVSPFLTLAYLYEDTKNKSYRSYLEQWMDWVMYEMPRTEENGLQHIVYNSENKQQIWDDTLMMCVLPLAKVGKLFNNLAYIEEAKKQFLLHIKYLADKKTGLWFHGWNFEGRHNFADALWARGNCWITIAIPEFIELLDLNEDNSIKEFLLDALKNQIEALANYQDEHSGLWHTILDDDSSYLEASATAGFAYGILKAVRKRYVDKKYEGMAIKAIQGVLNNISEDGELQNVSFGTPVFHSIQEYKDIPLTSMPYGQSLAILCLSEYLRSYI; encoded by the coding sequence ATGGCAAGTAGTGTTAATAAAGTGGGAAGAAGAGATATTGTACATAAAATAAATTTACTTATGGATAATTTGATCAATATTAAAGATGAGACAGGCGAATTTTTATTAAGACTTGATGATGGAAGAGTCATAGACACGAAGGGGTGGGCTGGCTGGGAGTGGACCCATGGAATTGGGTTATATGGCATGTATAAGTACTATGAATTAACACAAGATGAAAAGGCTTTACGCATTATAAACGATTGGTTTACCGATCGGTTTGCAGAGGAAAGTACAACCAAAAACGTCAATACCGTTTCGCCGTTCTTGACCTTAGCTTATTTATATGAAGATACTAAAAATAAATCTTATCGGTCTTATTTAGAACAATGGATGGATTGGGTCATGTATGAAATGCCCAGAACAGAAGAAAATGGCTTGCAGCATATTGTTTATAATAGCGAAAATAAACAGCAAATTTGGGATGACACCTTAATGATGTGTGTATTGCCTTTAGCAAAAGTAGGTAAGCTTTTTAATAATCTTGCGTATATCGAAGAAGCAAAAAAGCAATTTTTATTACATATCAAGTATTTAGCAGACAAAAAAACGGGACTTTGGTTTCATGGTTGGAACTTTGAAGGGCGGCATAATTTTGCTGATGCATTATGGGCGAGAGGCAATTGCTGGATTACAATCGCTATCCCTGAATTTATAGAGCTGTTAGATTTGAATGAGGATAATTCTATAAAAGAATTTTTGCTAGATGCATTAAAAAATCAAATAGAAGCATTGGCTAACTATCAAGATGAGCATAGTGGTTTGTGGCATACCATATTGGACGATGATAGTTCCTATTTGGAAGCTTCGGCTACAGCTGGTTTTGCTTATGGCATATTGAAGGCAGTCCGTAAGCGATACGTTGATAAGAAATATGAAGGGATGGCTATTAAAGCAATACAGGGGGTCTTGAATAATATCAGCGAAGATGGCGAACTTCAAAATGTCTCTTTTGGCACACCTGTTTTTCATTCCATTCAAGAGTATAAAGATATACCTCTTACCTCTATGCCTTATGGACAATCTCTCGCTATATTGTGCCTGTCAGAATATTTACGTAGTTATATTTAA
- a CDS encoding lactate utilization protein codes for MMDITKGQYEQTAKFMTEVLNYKGFNTYYAKDLQEAKNRVLEMIPQNASIGLGGSVTIEKMNILDILRSNKYKMIDRYQECSHEQHIKFYQDALLADYFLTGANAITKNGEIVCTDCSGNRVAAMIFGPGKVIVVVGVNKLVKDLNEAFNRIKSIAPLNAKRNHHNTPCTVTGKCEQCNQPESMCNYTGIIHNGKRFEGRTTVIVIADEVGL; via the coding sequence ATGATGGACATAACAAAGGGTCAATACGAACAAACGGCAAAATTTATGACGGAAGTATTAAATTACAAAGGCTTTAATACCTATTATGCAAAAGATTTGCAGGAAGCAAAAAATCGCGTCTTAGAAATGATACCCCAGAATGCATCAATAGGACTGGGTGGTTCCGTTACCATCGAAAAAATGAATATTTTAGATATATTACGGTCTAACAAATATAAAATGATTGATCGTTATCAAGAGTGTTCTCATGAACAGCATATTAAATTTTATCAAGATGCACTGCTGGCTGATTACTTTTTAACTGGGGCAAATGCCATTACCAAAAACGGAGAAATTGTATGTACTGATTGTTCAGGTAATCGAGTGGCAGCAATGATCTTTGGGCCAGGAAAAGTGATTGTCGTGGTTGGAGTAAACAAACTTGTGAAAGATCTTAATGAGGCTTTTAACAGAATAAAAAGTATTGCTCCGCTAAATGCAAAAAGGAATCATCATAACACACCGTGTACTGTTACAGGAAAATGTGAACAGTGTAATCAGCCAGAAAGTATGTGTAATTATACAGGGATTATACACAATGGGAAGAGATTTGAGGGAAGAACAACCGTAATCGTTATTGCCGATGAAGTAGGTCTTTAG